One region of Pygocentrus nattereri isolate fPygNat1 chromosome 14, fPygNat1.pri, whole genome shotgun sequence genomic DNA includes:
- the btbd17b gene encoding BTB/POZ domain-containing protein 17: MHHLFGQRISTMVCLSGLFVVFAVQTVGGAALKQEASLENSATLLNHSMALVQRMEALLALGNGSDVTLRIQTVSTDEVKVIQAHSLVLTLQSDVFDELLQMRNSSNLVLRESAECASVFDKFIRYLYCGDISVRPDQAIALHRLASKYHIWALQQGLTRYMAQHLSSDSPTGHVVSWYQYAVQTGDTTLRDSCLQYLSWNLSSVLQSAEWRSISDELLLSLMQRSDLVLQSELELYEALEAWISQNQPPDMTAESALRAVRYGMIPPQHLFRLQKQSPLMLKYYESVRDLLFLTFQFHAASPVQLAKYFDVNCSLFMPRNYLSSAWGSPWVINNPTRDDRSFSFQTQLGPSGHDASKRVTWNALFSPRWLPLSVRSTYSEHGSMQPTRTDGGQPRIIITPATSSPDFAGVSFQKTVIVAARQQGKVVVRHVYNFHQSTEETGDFLADADLQRRTSEYLIDSSLYLHIIVKPIYHSLIIAKK, encoded by the exons ATGCATCACCTCTTTGGACAGAGAATTTCAACcatggtctgtctgtctggcctaTTTGTGGTGTTTGCAGTCCAGACGGTAGGAGGAG CTGCACTGAAGCAGGAGGCATCACTAGAGAACAGTGCAACTCTACTGAATCACTCAATGGCTCTGGTGCAGCGGATGGAGGCCCTGCTCGCCCTCGGCAATGGCAGTGATGTAACTCTGCGGATACAAACTGTCAGCACAGATGAAGTGAAGGTGATCCAGGCCCACTCACTGGTGTTGACACTGCAGAGTGATGTATTCGATGAGCTCCTACAGATGCGGAACTCCAGCAACCTCGTTCTCAGAGAAAGCGCCGAATGTGCTTCCGTTTTCGATAAGTTCATTAG GTACCTCTACTGTGGTGACATCTCTGTGCGCCCTGACCAGGCCATTGCTTTACATAGGCTAGCCAGTAAGTACCACATATGGGCCCTGCAGCAAGGCCTCACGCGTTATATGGCACAACATCTGTCCAGCGACTCCCCAACAGGTCATGTGGTGAGCTGGTACCAGTATGCAGTGCAGACTGGAGATACCACTCTAAGGGACAGTTGCTTGCAGTACCTCTCTTGGAACTTGTCATCCGTGCTCCAGAGTGCAGAGTGGCGTTCTATCAGTGATGAACTTCTGCTGTCCCTCATGCAGCGGTCTGACCTTGTGCTCCAAAGTGAGCTGGAGTTGTATGAGGCTCTGGAGGCTTGGATCAGTCAGAACCAGCCACCAGACATGACAGCAGAGAGCGCATTGCGGGCAGTCCGGTATGGTATGATACCACCTCAACACCTCTTCCGTCTGCAGAAGCAGTCACCACTGATGCTTAAGTATTATGAGTCGGTGCGTGATCTTCTCTTTTTGACCTTCCAGTTTCACGCAGCCTCACCTGTCCAGTTGGCCAAGTACTTTGACGTTAACTGCAGCCTCTTCATGCCACGTAACTACCTTTCCTCAGCTTGGGGCTCACCATGGGTGATTAACAACCCCACACGCGATGACCGCAGCTTCAGCTTTCAGACGCAGTTGGGCCCGAGTGGCCATGACGCTAGCAAGCGAGTGACATGGAATGCTCTCTTCTCTCCACGTTGGCTCCCACTCAGTGTCCGCTCAACCTACTCTGAGCATGGATCTATGCAACCTACGCGTACTGACGGCGGACAGCCGCGCATTATCATCACACCCGCCACCTCAAGTCCAGACTTTGCTGGTGTTAGCTTCCAGAAGACAGTAATTGTTGCAGCTCGGCAGCAGGGAAAGGTTGTGGTACGCCATGTTTACAATTTCCACCAAAGCACAGAGGAGACTGGGGACTTTCTGGCGGATGCTGACCTGCAACGTCGTACATCAGAGTACCTTATTGACAGCTCTCTCTACCTGCATATTATAGTCAAGCCCATCTACCATAGCCTCATAATagccaaaaaataa